A single region of the Deltaproteobacteria bacterium PRO3 genome encodes:
- a CDS encoding phosphoribosylglycinamide formyltransferase codes for MPLKLAILISGRGSNMQAIHRSIQEGCLDATITAVISDQPAAPGLTYAQAEGILTHVVEKQKGEDREAFDRRLIAKLEEDPPQIVALAGYMRLLSPAFIRHFHQQIVNIHPSLLPAFPGLHAQRQALEAGVRYSGCTVHFVDEGCDTGPIIDQRVVAVLPEDTEETLSARILEQEHQLYSACLQRIAEGKVKVEGRKVFL; via the coding sequence ATGCCCCTCAAGCTCGCCATATTGATCTCCGGCCGCGGCAGCAACATGCAGGCCATCCACCGCTCCATCCAGGAGGGATGCCTCGACGCGACGATCACCGCGGTGATCTCCGACCAGCCCGCAGCCCCCGGCCTCACCTACGCCCAGGCCGAGGGGATATTGACCCACGTCGTCGAGAAACAAAAAGGCGAGGACCGCGAGGCCTTCGACCGGCGCCTGATCGCCAAGCTGGAGGAGGACCCGCCGCAGATCGTCGCGTTGGCGGGCTATATGCGGCTGCTCTCGCCCGCCTTCATCCGGCATTTTCATCAGCAGATCGTCAACATCCACCCTTCCCTGCTCCCCGCCTTTCCCGGCTTGCACGCCCAACGTCAGGCTTTGGAGGCGGGCGTGCGCTACTCGGGCTGCACGGTGCACTTCGTCGACGAGGGCTGCGACACGGGGCCGATCATCGACCAGCGCGTCGTGGCGGTCCTGCCGGAGGACACCGAGGAAACGCTTTCGGCACGGATCCTGGAGCAAGAGCACCAGCTGTATTCGGCCTGCCTCCAGCGGATCGCCGAGGGCAAAGTTAAGGTTGAAGGACGCAAGGTATTTTTGTAG
- a CDS encoding porin family protein: MNKSRNKLLAFSLLSWICLLAAPTAQAREGFSVGAQGLGNFFLTNSRPDLKIGPGGGLFFDYRFNQRWSIETDIFVSFHDGGGASTGDNGMLLLGVPTVELKFYPRSQEGTVEPYLFAGLGIYVLTEGDISNNSGGVGVGGNLGAGVDFYVLDRLSLGLAFKFRPIALIQGGNNSAALINLGLVGNFAWHF; encoded by the coding sequence ATGAATAAAAGCCGAAACAAACTCCTCGCCTTCAGCCTGCTTTCCTGGATCTGCCTGCTCGCCGCCCCGACCGCCCAGGCCCGCGAAGGCTTCTCCGTCGGCGCCCAGGGCCTCGGCAATTTCTTCCTGACCAACAGCCGGCCCGACCTCAAGATCGGACCCGGCGGCGGACTCTTCTTCGACTACCGTTTCAACCAGCGCTGGAGCATCGAGACCGATATTTTTGTCTCCTTCCATGACGGCGGCGGGGCCTCGACGGGCGACAACGGCATGCTCTTGTTGGGCGTGCCGACGGTCGAGCTGAAATTCTACCCGCGGTCCCAAGAAGGCACCGTCGAGCCCTACCTCTTCGCGGGCTTAGGGATTTATGTCCTCACCGAGGGCGACATCAGCAACAACAGCGGCGGGGTCGGGGTCGGAGGCAACCTCGGGGCCGGCGTGGATTTTTACGTGCTCGACCGGCTCTCGCTGGGGCTGGCCTTCAAGTTCCGCCCGATCGCGCTGATACAGGGCGGCAACAATTCGGCCGCGCTGATCAACCTCGGCCTGGTCGGAAACTTCGCCTGGCACTTCTAA